One Fusobacterium simiae DNA window includes the following coding sequences:
- a CDS encoding alpha/beta fold hydrolase has product MKFSYQEKGKGETIILIHSYLWDSEMWREQIDLLSQKYHCLAIDLPSHGKENFDLKKGYSLSDLAKDIVDFIDEKNIREFHYIGLSVGGMLAPYLYELKKDSMKSIIMMDSYSGEEGIEKYTLYFKLLDTIEEYQTIPQPMAAQIANMFFAKNNCNVENENYLRFLNRLQNFGKDNLQNIVTLGRAIFGRDNKLGVIPKIECPLYFIVGDEDEPRPPKESLEMSELNKNSKYIVVENAGHISNVDNPEFVNKIFSEIFNL; this is encoded by the coding sequence ATGAAATTTTCATATCAAGAAAAAGGAAAAGGGGAAACGATAATTCTTATTCATTCATATCTATGGGATAGTGAAATGTGGAGGGAACAAATAGACTTATTAAGTCAAAAATATCATTGTCTTGCTATTGATTTGCCAAGTCACGGAAAAGAAAATTTTGATTTAAAAAAGGGGTATTCCCTAAGTGATTTAGCAAAAGATATTGTAGATTTTATTGATGAAAAAAATATTAGAGAATTTCATTATATTGGACTTTCTGTTGGAGGAATGTTGGCACCGTATTTATATGAATTAAAAAAAGATAGTATGAAATCAATAATTATGATGGATAGCTATTCAGGTGAAGAAGGAATAGAAAAATATACATTGTATTTTAAATTATTGGATACGATAGAAGAATATCAAACTATACCTCAACCTATGGCAGCCCAAATAGCAAATATGTTTTTTGCTAAAAATAATTGTAATGTTGAAAATGAAAATTATTTAAGATTTTTAAATAGATTACAAAATTTTGGTAAGGATAATCTTCAAAATATAGTAACTTTGGGTAGAGCTATATTTGGCAGAGATAACAAACTTGGTGTCATACCGAAAATTGAATGTCCTTTATATTTTATAGTTGGAGATGAAGATGAACCAAGACCACCAAAAGAAAGTTTAGAAATGAGTGAATTGAATAAAAATTCAAAATATATTGTTGTAGAAAATGCAGGTCATATTTCCAATGTAGATAATCCTGAATTTGTAAATAAGATCTTTTCAGAAATTTTTAATTTATAG